A portion of the Deinococcus apachensis DSM 19763 genome contains these proteins:
- a CDS encoding FAD-dependent oxidoreductase, whose product MRIVVVGGVAAGMSAASRARRQNPDVDVTVFERGGAISYGACGLPYVIGGEVPDLGDLIARTPERMREQGIDVRVRHEVTGVDAGARTVTVLDRDAGHTRTEPYDRLLIATGVNAVRPEWARTGLDGVHVLRDLANGQAILASLSGATCACIVGAGYIGLEMAEALHSRGLHVTVLEKAPEVAGRMLDRAYQQRVRAELERHGVEVRCGTSVQELVGEDGHVRTVQTDHGPVPADLVIVAVGVKPNTTLAEAAGARLGPTGAVAVNPRQETSVDGVYAAGDNSESIHCVTGRQVHIPLGLTANRMGRVAGVNMAGGDARFPGILGTAIFKTFDLGAARTGLTQTEAEGLGLNAVSVDVESTDHAGYYPTAAPIHVRLTAERGSGRILGVQLVGQPASVKRVDVVAALLHQRGSVRDLFELDLAYAPPFSSVWDVLLVAADRLGREMGGR is encoded by the coding sequence ATGCGGATCGTGGTGGTGGGCGGGGTGGCGGCGGGCATGAGCGCGGCGAGCCGGGCGCGGCGGCAGAACCCCGACGTGGACGTGACCGTCTTCGAGCGCGGCGGGGCCATCAGCTACGGCGCCTGCGGCCTCCCCTACGTGATTGGCGGGGAAGTACCCGACCTGGGGGACCTGATCGCCCGGACGCCGGAGAGGATGCGCGAGCAGGGCATCGACGTGCGGGTGCGCCACGAGGTGACGGGGGTGGATGCGGGCGCCCGCACCGTCACCGTCCTCGACCGGGATGCGGGCCACACCCGCACCGAGCCCTACGACCGCCTCCTGATCGCCACCGGCGTGAACGCCGTACGGCCGGAATGGGCCAGGACCGGTCTCGACGGTGTCCACGTGCTGCGTGACCTGGCCAACGGGCAGGCCATCCTGGCGAGCCTGAGCGGGGCGACCTGCGCCTGCATCGTCGGCGCCGGGTACATCGGGCTGGAGATGGCGGAGGCGCTGCACTCGCGCGGCCTGCACGTCACCGTGCTCGAAAAGGCGCCCGAGGTCGCGGGCCGGATGCTCGACCGAGCCTACCAGCAGCGGGTGCGCGCCGAGCTGGAGCGGCACGGGGTGGAGGTCCGCTGCGGCACGAGCGTGCAGGAGTTGGTCGGCGAGGACGGGCATGTGAGAACGGTGCAGACGGACCACGGCCCGGTGCCCGCCGATCTGGTCATCGTGGCTGTGGGCGTCAAGCCGAATACGACTCTGGCCGAGGCCGCAGGAGCTCGTCTCGGGCCAACTGGCGCCGTCGCCGTCAATCCCCGGCAGGAGACGAGCGTGGACGGCGTGTACGCCGCGGGTGACAACAGCGAGAGCATTCACTGCGTCACCGGGCGGCAGGTCCACATCCCGCTCGGCCTCACCGCCAACCGCATGGGCCGGGTGGCGGGCGTGAACATGGCGGGGGGCGACGCGCGCTTTCCCGGCATCCTCGGGACGGCGATTTTCAAGACCTTCGACCTGGGCGCGGCCCGCACCGGCCTCACCCAGACGGAGGCCGAGGGGCTGGGGCTGAATGCAGTCAGCGTGGACGTGGAGAGCACGGACCATGCCGGGTACTACCCCACCGCCGCGCCCATCCACGTCCGGCTGACGGCTGAGCGGGGCAGCGGGCGCATTCTGGGCGTGCAACTCGTCGGCCAGCCCGCCAGCGTCAAGCGGGTGGACGTGGTCGCCGCCCTGCTTCACCAGCGGGGCAGCGTGCGGGACCTCTTCGAGCTGGACCTCGCCTACGCCCCGCCCTTTTCCAGCGTGTGGGACGTGCTGCTGGTGGCGGCGGATCGGCTGGGGAGGGAGATGGGCGGGAGATGA
- the serA gene encoding phosphoglycerate dehydrogenase, whose product MTAPVLTSPDQPRTAPLRVLICDEMNPGDLSHEGFEIDYEGNLPREETLRRLPGYDALITRSRTKVDRELLEAAGDRLKVIGRGGVGVDNIDLEACSRRGILVLNAPESNNVSAAELAVMHLLAAARGLTRSDRKTRAGEWDRKFLGVELKDKTLGIVGLGRIGSIVADRAQGLRLKVVAFDPYVPENKFERLGIERAANLDELLARVDFLTVHTPLTEETQGMIGARELALLRPGAIVVNAARGGIVEETALVDALKSGHLFGAGVDVFVEEPPTPDHPFLDAPNLGITAHLGANTHEAQERVGAEIVGRVLAALHGDVSKGAVNAPALDAKTMELLGGYLDLGEKLGRILAQLLPGAHDLEVTFRGEFPADPAPVVTAALVGYLSGSTDERPNMINARALAKERGLNLAVREEQESPDYQTEVIVRVVSGAHGEKQRSRTVGGTVFGRSPRLTRLRDFRVELAPEGFILIASNQDRPGAVAKLSNLLGTWGINIAGMALGRAQKGGQALFTLTLDDSLTPEQLQAIRDLDVIESAFLVRV is encoded by the coding sequence ATGACGGCCCCCGTGCTGACCTCCCCGGACCAGCCCCGCACCGCTCCCCTGCGCGTGCTGATCTGCGACGAGATGAACCCCGGCGACCTATCGCACGAGGGGTTCGAGATCGACTACGAGGGCAACCTCCCCCGTGAGGAGACGCTGCGCCGACTCCCCGGGTACGACGCCCTGATCACCCGCAGCCGCACCAAGGTGGACCGTGAACTGCTGGAGGCCGCCGGGGACCGCCTGAAGGTCATCGGGCGGGGCGGCGTCGGCGTGGACAACATCGACCTGGAGGCCTGCTCGCGCCGGGGCATCCTGGTCCTGAACGCGCCCGAGAGCAACAATGTCAGCGCTGCCGAGTTGGCGGTCATGCACCTGCTCGCCGCTGCCCGTGGCCTCACCCGTTCCGACCGCAAGACCCGCGCGGGCGAGTGGGACCGCAAGTTCCTGGGCGTGGAACTCAAGGACAAGACGCTCGGCATCGTCGGCCTGGGCCGCATCGGCTCCATCGTGGCTGACCGCGCGCAAGGCCTGCGGCTGAAGGTCGTCGCCTTCGACCCCTACGTGCCGGAGAACAAGTTCGAGCGCCTGGGGATAGAGAGGGCGGCGAACCTCGACGAACTGCTCGCCCGGGTGGACTTCCTGACCGTCCACACGCCGCTCACCGAGGAGACGCAGGGCATGATCGGCGCGCGGGAACTCGCTCTTCTCCGGCCCGGGGCCATTGTCGTGAATGCAGCGCGCGGCGGGATCGTGGAGGAGACCGCATTGGTGGACGCCCTCAAATCCGGTCACCTTTTCGGCGCGGGCGTGGACGTGTTTGTGGAGGAGCCGCCCACACCAGACCATCCCTTCCTGGATGCTCCCAATCTTGGGATCACGGCGCACCTTGGCGCCAACACCCACGAGGCGCAGGAGCGGGTCGGGGCGGAGATCGTGGGCCGCGTGCTCGCCGCCCTGCACGGCGACGTGAGCAAGGGGGCGGTGAATGCCCCGGCCCTTGATGCCAAGACGATGGAATTGCTCGGCGGCTACCTCGACCTGGGCGAGAAGCTGGGGCGCATCCTGGCGCAGCTCCTCCCCGGCGCGCACGACCTGGAGGTGACCTTCCGGGGTGAATTCCCGGCCGATCCCGCTCCGGTCGTCACCGCCGCCCTCGTCGGCTACCTCAGCGGCAGCACGGACGAGCGGCCCAACATGATCAACGCCCGCGCCCTGGCGAAGGAGCGCGGCCTGAACCTCGCTGTGCGCGAGGAGCAGGAGAGCCCCGACTACCAGACCGAGGTGATTGTGAGGGTCGTCAGCGGTGCCCACGGCGAGAAGCAGCGCAGCCGCACGGTGGGCGGCACCGTCTTCGGCCGCAGCCCCCGCCTGACCCGTTTGCGCGACTTCCGGGTCGAACTCGCCCCCGAGGGCTTCATCCTGATCGCCTCCAACCAGGACCGGCCGGGTGCGGTCGCCAAGCTCTCCAACCTGCTGGGAACCTGGGGCATCAACATCGCCGGGATGGCGCTGGGCCGCGCGCAGAAGGGCGGGCAGGCCCTCTTCACCCTCACGCTGGACGATAGTCTCACGCCCGAGCAGCTTCAGGCGATCCGCGACCTGGACGTGATCGAGTCGGCGTTCTTGGTGCGGGTGTAG
- a CDS encoding Nramp family divalent metal transporter yields the protein MSLAPFPPDPHAAPAHRSDLDARMTARAAEVLGRTSQRRGLARIAPFLGPAVIASIAYMDPGNFATNIQGGAQFGYTLLWVILAANLMAMLIQNLSAKLGIATGKNLPEVIRERWPRPLVWLYWIQAEIVAMATDLAEFLGAALAIHLLTGLPMMWGAAITGVLTFALLGLQRRGFRPLELAILGFVLAIGVAYLVQFLIAHPGIGALRGFVPSFQGTDSVYLAVGIIGATVMPHVIYLHSALTQGRVPTRTDEEKVRLSRLNRLDVLLAMGFAGLINMSMLAVSAATFHGKGIEDAGNLETAYRTLTPLLGPAAAVAFAIALLASGLSSSAVGTMAGQVIMQGFVRFHIPIWLRRTITMLPAFAVILAGLDPTATLVLSQVILSFGVPFALVPLLLFTARRDVMGVLQSRPLVTTLGWLFAAVIIGLNGYLLWGAFVG from the coding sequence ATGTCACTGGCTCCCTTCCCCCCCGACCCTCATGCTGCCCCGGCCCACCGCTCTGACCTGGACGCCCGCATGACTGCCCGGGCGGCCGAGGTCCTGGGGCGGACGAGCCAGCGCCGGGGCCTGGCCCGTATCGCCCCCTTTCTCGGCCCCGCCGTCATCGCCTCTATCGCCTACATGGACCCGGGCAACTTCGCCACCAATATTCAGGGCGGCGCGCAATTCGGGTACACGCTGCTGTGGGTAATCTTGGCGGCGAACCTGATGGCGATGCTCATTCAGAACCTCAGCGCGAAGCTGGGGATCGCTACCGGGAAGAACCTGCCCGAGGTCATCCGGGAGCGCTGGCCCCGTCCGCTGGTCTGGCTCTACTGGATTCAGGCCGAGATCGTGGCGATGGCGACCGACCTCGCCGAGTTCCTGGGGGCCGCGCTCGCCATCCACCTCCTCACCGGGCTCCCGATGATGTGGGGGGCGGCGATCACGGGCGTGCTGACCTTCGCGCTGCTGGGCCTGCAACGGCGCGGCTTCCGCCCGCTGGAGCTGGCGATCCTGGGGTTCGTGCTCGCCATCGGGGTGGCGTACCTCGTGCAGTTCCTGATCGCGCACCCCGGCATCGGGGCGCTGCGCGGCTTCGTGCCCAGCTTCCAGGGGACGGACAGCGTGTACCTCGCGGTGGGGATCATCGGCGCGACCGTCATGCCGCACGTGATCTACCTGCACTCGGCGCTGACCCAGGGGCGCGTCCCCACCCGCACGGACGAGGAAAAGGTGCGCCTCTCGCGGCTGAACCGCCTGGACGTGCTGCTGGCGATGGGGTTCGCGGGCCTGATTAACATGAGCATGCTCGCGGTGAGTGCGGCCACCTTCCACGGCAAGGGGATTGAGGACGCGGGCAACCTGGAGACGGCCTACCGCACGCTCACCCCGCTGCTCGGCCCCGCCGCCGCCGTCGCCTTCGCCATCGCCCTCCTCGCCAGCGGCCTGAGCAGCAGCGCCGTGGGCACGATGGCCGGACAGGTCATCATGCAGGGCTTCGTACGCTTTCACATCCCGATTTGGCTGCGGCGAACCATCACCATGCTCCCCGCCTTCGCCGTGATTCTCGCGGGGCTGGACCCCACCGCCACGCTGGTGCTGTCGCAGGTGATCCTGAGTTTCGGCGTGCCCTTCGCGCTCGTGCCCCTGCTCCTCTTCACCGCCCGGCGCGACGTGATGGGCGTGTTGCAGAGCCGTCCCCTCGTCACCACGCTGGGCTGGCTCTTCGCGGCGGTGATTATCGGGTTGAACGGGTATCTGCTGTGGGGGGCGTTCGTGGGCTGA
- the aat gene encoding leucyl/phenylalanyl-tRNA--protein transferase, whose amino-acid sequence MPPASHFLNHPDPLTREVARGYAGGAFLMDNGDGVQWYAVDRRALVPLTGAEGLHVARRLRRELGRFEVRIDTAFAEVVEGCRGRLPGAPERDGEWISPPLTTMYAHLHSTGLAHSFEVWRDGELAGGILGLALGGAFIAESKFHRVTNASKVALVCLAAHLHTRGFTLLDAQIQNPHLARLGVYEVSGEEYRGRLWDALGRDVSLGRGTQ is encoded by the coding sequence ATGCCCCCAGCCTCCCACTTCCTGAATCACCCCGACCCCCTCACCCGCGAGGTGGCGCGCGGCTACGCGGGCGGCGCCTTCCTGATGGACAATGGGGACGGCGTGCAGTGGTACGCGGTGGACCGCCGGGCGCTCGTGCCGCTCACCGGGGCAGAGGGGCTGCACGTGGCGCGGCGGCTGCGGCGGGAACTGGGCCGGTTCGAGGTGCGGATCGACACCGCCTTCGCCGAGGTGGTCGAGGGGTGCCGGGGCCGATTGCCGGGCGCCCCCGAGCGCGACGGCGAGTGGATCAGCCCACCGCTGACCACGATGTACGCGCACCTGCACTCCACGGGTCTGGCCCATTCCTTCGAGGTCTGGCGGGACGGTGAGCTGGCGGGCGGCATCCTGGGCCTGGCCCTGGGCGGCGCCTTTATCGCCGAGAGCAAGTTTCACCGCGTCACGAACGCGAGCAAGGTCGCGCTCGTCTGCCTCGCCGCGCACCTGCACACGCGGGGCTTTACCCTGCTCGACGCCCAGATTCAGAATCCCCACCTCGCCCGGCTGGGCGTGTACGAGGTGAGCGGGGAGGAGTACCGGGGGAGGCTGTGGGACGCGCTGGGGCGGGACGTGAGCCTGGGACGCGGAACGCAGTAG
- a CDS encoding PaaI family thioesterase, with amino-acid sequence MPDHPNLNQLNALGEGLLPGLIGIRFTHVEKGLLRSEFTVRPELLAPNGFLHAASVVALADTTCGYGTRMLLPEGANGFTTIELKSNHLSTAREGLVTCEARAVHAGRTTQVWDAEVRGPGGKVMALFRCTQAVLYPKG; translated from the coding sequence ATGCCCGACCACCCCAACCTGAATCAACTCAACGCGCTCGGCGAGGGCCTGCTCCCGGGCCTGATCGGGATTCGCTTTACCCACGTGGAAAAGGGCCTGCTGCGAAGCGAGTTCACGGTGCGGCCCGAACTCCTCGCCCCGAACGGTTTTCTGCACGCCGCCAGCGTCGTCGCCCTGGCGGACACGACCTGTGGCTACGGCACCCGGATGCTGCTGCCGGAGGGCGCGAACGGCTTCACGACCATCGAACTCAAGAGTAACCACCTGTCCACCGCCCGTGAAGGGCTCGTGACCTGCGAGGCCCGCGCTGTCCATGCCGGGCGCACCACCCAGGTCTGGGACGCCGAGGTGCGCGGTCCCGGCGGAAAGGTGATGGCGCTCTTCCGCTGCACCCAGGCGGTGCTGTATCCGAAGGGGTGA
- a CDS encoding serine/threonine-protein kinase, which translates to MPLAGQVVGEGVRLVRPLGRGSHSVVYFAVGPAGQPCAVKIFDPRFASHALREYGNGALLDHPRLARVLAPVRIDDQPALIVTLARGTVLFDRYARRPALTHDRRAFLLTLVHLLDGLGYLHERGIVHRDVKPENILVEPDGSAKLVDLDLSGPIREAFATPTRMGTAAFQSPEAARGEHLGPESDLYSVGVLLGWGLHGALSGPDLPPPPTPDPLDALLAALTEPDRTRRLTSAEEARETLLRLAALPY; encoded by the coding sequence ATGCCGCTGGCAGGACAGGTGGTGGGGGAGGGGGTGCGGCTGGTGCGGCCCCTCGGCCGGGGGTCACACAGCGTGGTGTACTTCGCCGTGGGTCCCGCCGGGCAGCCCTGTGCCGTCAAAATCTTCGACCCCCGCTTCGCCTCGCACGCGCTGCGCGAGTACGGCAACGGCGCCCTGCTCGACCACCCCCGGCTGGCGCGGGTGCTCGCCCCGGTCCGCATTGACGACCAGCCCGCCCTGATCGTGACCCTGGCGCGCGGCACGGTGCTGTTCGACCGCTACGCCCGCCGCCCGGCGCTGACGCACGACCGCCGCGCCTTTTTGCTCACGCTCGTCCACCTGCTCGACGGGCTGGGCTACCTGCACGAGCGCGGGATCGTCCACCGCGACGTGAAGCCCGAGAACATCCTCGTCGAGCCCGACGGCAGCGCCAAGCTGGTGGACCTCGACCTCTCCGGCCCCATCCGCGAGGCCTTCGCCACCCCCACCCGCATGGGCACTGCCGCCTTCCAGAGCCCCGAGGCGGCGCGGGGCGAGCACCTGGGTCCCGAGAGCGACCTCTACAGCGTGGGCGTGCTGCTGGGCTGGGGGCTTCACGGCGCGCTCTCGGGGCCGGACCTCCCGCCGCCGCCCACGCCCGACCCGCTCGACGCCCTTCTGGCTGCGCTGACCGAGCCCGACCGCACCCGGCGATTGACAAGCGCCGAAGAGGCCCGCGAGACGCTCCTGCGTCTGGCTGCGCTGCCGTATTGA